From the Syngnathoides biaculeatus isolate LvHL_M chromosome 10, ASM1980259v1, whole genome shotgun sequence genome, one window contains:
- the LOC133507731 gene encoding myosin heavy chain, fast skeletal muscle-like isoform X2 yields MSGDSEMECFGPAAIYLRKPEKERIEAQNTPFDAKTSYFVSEASEMYLKGKLLKREGGKATVETICGKTLTVKEDEIFPMNPPKFDKIEDMAMMTHLSEPSVLYNLKERYAAWMIYTYSGLFCVTVNPYKWLPVYDSKVVAGYRGKKRIEAPPHIFSISDNAYQFMLQDRENQSVLITGESGAGKTVNTKRVIQYFATIAVPGGKKAEPSAGKMQGSLEDQIIAANPLLEAYGNAKTVRNDNSSRFGKFIRIHFATSGKLASADIETYLLEKSRVTFQLSAERSYHIFYQLMTGHKPELLEALLITTNPYDYPMISQGEITVKSINDIEEFIATDTAIDILGFTAEEKVSMYKITGAVMQHGNMKFKQKQREEQAEPDGTEVADKISYLMGLNSADLLKALCYPRVKVGNEFVTKGQTVPQVNNSVSALCKSVYEKMFLWMVVRINEMLDTKQPRSFFIGVLDIAGFEIFDFNSLEQLCINFTNEKLQQFFNHHMFVLEQEEYKKEGIEWEFIDFGMDLAACIELIEKPMGIFSILEEECMFPKASDTTFKNKLYDQHLGKNKSFEKPKPTKGKAEAHFSLVHYAGTVDYNIVGWLDKNKDPLNDSVVQLYQKSSTKLLAFLYASHASAEGGKKAGKKKGGSFQTVSALFRENLGKLMTNLRSTHPHFVRCLIPNESKTPGLMENHLVIHQLRCNGVLEGIRICRKGFPSRILYGDFKQRYKVLNASVIPEGQFIDNKKASEKLLGSIDVDHTQYKFGHTKVFFKAGLLGTLEEMRDEKLAELVTMTQALCRGYLMRREFVKMMARREAIFTVQYNVRSFMNVKTWPWMKLYFKIKPLLKSAETEKEMAQMKEDFEKTKDDLVKALAKKKELEEKMVSLLQEKNDLMLQVQSDSENLTDAEERCEGLIKAKIQLEAKLKETTERLEDEEEINAELTAKKRKLEDECSELKKDIDDLELTLAKVEKEKHATENKVKNLTEEMTSQDETIAKLTKEKKALQEAHQQTLDDLQVEEDKVNSLTKAKSKLEQQVDDLEGSLEQEKKLRMDLERAKRKLEGDLKLAQESMMDLENDKQQSDEKIKKKDFEVSQLLSKIEDEQTLGVQLQKKIKELQARIEELEEEIEAERAARAKVEKQRSDLSRELEEISERLEEAGGATAVQIEMNKKRETEFQKLRRDLEESTLQHEATAAALRKKQADSVAELGEQIDNLQRVKQKLEKEKSEYKMEIDDLSCNMEAIAKTKANLEKMCRTLEDQLSDLRSKNEENVRQLNDTSVQKARLQTENGEITRQLEEKEALVSQLTRGKQGYTQQIEELKRHIEEEMKAKNALAHAVQSSRHDCDLLREQYEEEQEAKAELQRAMSKANGEVAQWRTKYETDAIQRTEELEEAKKKLAQRLQDAEESIEAVNSKCASLEKTKQRLQGEVEDLMIDVERANTLAANLDKKQRNFDKVLAEWKQKYEESQAELEGSLKETRSLNTDMFKLKNSYEEALDHLETLKRENKNLQQEISDLTEQIGETGKTIHELEKGKKTVESEKSEIQTALEEAEATLEHEESKILRVQLELTQVKSEIDRKIAEKDEEMEQIKRNSQRVIESMQTTLDAEIRSRNDALRIKKKMEGDLNEMEIQLSHANRQAAEAQKQLRNVQGQLKDAQLHLDEAMRGQEDMKEQVAMVERRNNLMLAEIEELRAALEQTERGRKVAEAELVDTSERVGLLHSQNTSLINTKKKLEADLVQVQGEVEDAVQESRNAEEKAKKAITDAAMMAEELKKEQDTSSHLERMKKNLEVTVKDLQHRLDEAENLAMKGGKKQLQKLEARVRELEAEVEAEQKRGSEAVKGVRKYERRVKELSYQTEEDKKNVTRLQDLVDKLQLKVKAYKRQSEEAEEQANTHMSRLRKVQHELEEAQERADIAESQVNKLRAKSREIGKGKDAEE; encoded by the exons GATACAGGGGCAAAAAGAGGATTGAGGCTCCTCCCCACATCTTCTCCATCTCTGACAACGCCTATCAGTTCATGCTTCAAG acaGAGAAAACCAGTCAGTCCTCATCAC TGGAGAATCCGGTGCAGGAAAGACCGTGAACACCAAACGTGTCATCCAGTACTTTGCGACAATcgcagtgcccggagggaaGAAGGCCGAGCCCTCTGCTGGCAAGATGCag GGCTCGCTGGAGGATCAAATCATCGCAGCTAATCCCCTGCTGGAGGCTTACGGTAATGCCAAAACTGTGAGGAACGACAACTCATCCCGCTTT ggTAAATTCATTAGAATCCACTTTGCCACCTCGGGCAAGCTGGCGTCTGCGGATATTGAAACAT ACCTCCTGGAGAAGTCTCGGGTGACCTTCCAGCTGTCTGCTGAGAGGAGTTACCACATCTTCTATCAGCTCATGACGGGGCACAAACCCGAGCTGCTCG AGGCTCTCCTCATCACCACCAACCCCTACGACTATCCCATGATCAGTCAGGGCGAAATTACCGTCAAGAGCATTAATGACATTGAAGAGTTCATCGCCACTGAC ACGGCCATTGACATCCTGGGATTTACAGCTGAAGAGAAAGTCAGCATGTACAAGATAACTGGCGCTGTGATGCAGCACGGAAACATGAAGTTCAAACAGAAGCAGCGGGAAGAGCAAGCCGAGCCCGATGGCACTGAAG TTGCTGATAAAATCTCCTACCTTATGGGCCTGAACTCTGCCGACCTCCTGAAAGCTCTGTGCTACCCAAGGGTGAAAGTCGGAAATGAGTTTGTGACGAAGGGTCAGACGGTGCCTCAG GTGAACAATTCTGTCTCTGCCCTCTGCAAATCTGTCTATGAGAAAATGTTCTTGTGGATGGTGGTCAGAATCAATGAGATGTTGGACACCAAGCAGCCCAGAAGCTTCTTCATTGGTGTTTTGGACATTGCTGgttttgaaatttttgat TTCAACAGCTTGGAGCAGCTCTGCATCAACTTCACCAATGAAAAACTGCAACAGTTTTTCAACCACCACATGTTTGTCCTGGAACAAGAGGAGTATAAGAAAGAAGGAATTGAATGGGAGTTTATTGATTTTGGCATGGACTTGGCAGCCTGCATTGAGCTGATTGAGAAG CCAATGGGCATCTTCTCCATCCTTGAAGAGGAGTGCATGTTCCCCAAGGCTTCAGACACAACCTTCAAGAACAAACTGTACGACCAGCACCTTGGTAAGAACAAGTCCTTTGAGAAGCCAAAGCCAACCAAAGGCAAGGCTGAGGCCCACTTCTCCTTGGTGCACTACGCTGGCACTGTGGACTACAACATTGTCGGTTGGCTGGACAAGAACAAGGACCCGCTGAATGACTCAGTGGTTCAGCTCTACCAGAAGTCCTCTACCAAGCTGTTGGCCTTCCTCTATGCATCCCACGCCTCAGCAGAAG GTGGGAAGAAAGCTGGCAAGAAGAAGGGTGGTTCCTTCCAGACTGTATCTGCCTTGTTCAGG GAGAATCTGGGCAAACTGATGACAAACCTGAGGAGCACACATCCTCACTTTGTGCGCTGCCTTATTCCAAACGAATCCAAGACTCCAG GTCTGATGGAGAACCACCTGGTCATCCACCAGCTGCGTTGTAACGGCGTGCTGGAGGGCATTAGGATCTGTAGGAAAGGTTTCCCCAGCAGAATCCTCTATGGTGACTTCAAGCAAAG ATACAAAGTCCTGAACGCCAGCGTCATCCCTGAGGGTCAGTTCATCGACAACAAGAAGGCCTCAGAGAAACTCTTGGGCTCAATCGATGTGGATCACACGCAGTACAAATTTGGCCACACCAAG GTGTTCTTCAAAGCTGGCCTGCTGGGTACGCTGGAGGAGATGAGGGACGAGAAACTGGCCGAGCTGGTCACAATGACTCAGGCTCTGTGCAGAGGTTACCTCATGAGACGAGAGTTTGTTAAAATGATGGCAAGGAG ggAGGCTATTTTCACCGTCCAGTACAACGTCCGCTCATTCATGAATGTGAAAACGTGGCCATGGATGAAGCTGTACTTCAAAATTAAACCTCTGCTCAAGAGCGCTGAGACCGAAAAGGAGATGGCCCAAATGAAAGAGGACTTTGAAAAAACCAAAGATGATCTCGTAAAAGCGTTGGCCAAGAAGAAGGAACTGGAGGAGAAGATGGTTTCTCTCCTGCAGGAGAAGAACGATCTCATGTTGCAAGTGCAATCC gataGCGAAAACCTTACTGATGCCGAAGAGAGGTGCGAGGGTCTCATCAAAGCCAAAATCCAGCTTGAAGCCAAACTCAAAGAGACAACGGAGAGgctggaggatgaggaggaaatCAACGCTGAACTGACAGCAAAGAAGAGGAAGCTGGAGGACGAGTGCTCGGAGTTGAAGAAAGACATCGACGACTTGGAGCTGACCCTGGCTAAAGTAGAGAAGGAGAAACATGCCACTGAGAACAAG GTCAAAAACCTGACTGAGGAGATGACTTCTCAAGACGAGACCATCGCCAAGTTGACCAAAGAGAAGAAAGCCCTCCAAGAGGCCCATCAGCAGACCCTGGATGACCTCCAGGTGGAGGAAGACAAAGTCAACTCTCTGACCAAGGCCAAGTCCAAACTGGAGCAGCAAGTGGATGAT CTTGAAGGATCACTGGAGCAAGAAAAAAAGCTCCGTATGGATCTTGAAAGAGCGAAAAGGAAGCTGGAGGGAGATCTGAAGCTGGCTCAAGAATCCATGATGGATCTTGAGAATGACAAGCAGCagtctgatgaaaaaataaagaa GAAAGATTTTGAGGTCAGCCAATTACTGAGTAAGATTGAAGACGAGCAAACTCTTGGAGTCCAGTTGCAGAAAAAGATAAAAGAACTTCAG gCCCGTATtgaggagctggaggaggagatCGAAGCCGAGCGAGCCGCTCGCGCCAAGGTGGAGAAGCAGAGGTCTGACCTCTCCAGGGAACTTGAGGAGATCAGCGAGCGGCTGGAAGAGGCCGGCGGAGCCACCGCCGTTCAGATCGAGATGAACAAGAAGCGCGAGACCGAGTTCCAGAAGCTGCGTCGCGACCTGGAAGAGTCCACCCTGCAGCACGAGGCCACCGCCGCAGCTCTGCGCAAGAAGCAGGCCGACAGCGTGGCCGAACTCGGGGAGCAGATCGACAACCTTCAGCGCGTCAAGCAGAagctggagaaggagaagaGCGAATACAAGATGGAGATCGACGACCTCAGCTGCAATATGGAGGCCATTGCCAAAACAAAG GCTAATCTTGAAAAGATGTGCAGGACATTAGAAGATCAACTGAGTGACCTGAGGTCAAAGAATGAGGAGAATGTCCGCCAACTAAATGATACCAGTGTACAAAAGGCAAGACTTCAGACTGAGAATG gTGAAATTACACGTcagttggaggaaaaagaagccCTGGTGTCTCAGCTGACGAGAGGGAAGCAGGGTTACACTCAGCAGATTGAGGAGCTAAAGAGGCACATTGAGGAAGAAATGAAG GCTAAGAACGCCCTAGCTCACGCGGTCCAGTCCTCCCGCCATGACTGCGACCTCCTGCGGGAGCAGtatgaggaggagcaggaggccaAAGCTGAACTGCAGAGAGCCATGTCCAAGGCCAATGGCGAGGTGGCTCAGTGGAGGACCAAATATGAGACTGATGCTATCCAGCGCACTGAGGAACTTGAGGAGGCAAA AAAAAAGCTGGCCCAGCGTCTCCAGGATGCAGAGGAGTCCATCGAGGCGGTGAACTCAAAGTGCGCCTCTCTGGAAAAGACCAAACAGAGGCTGCAGGGCGAAGTGGAAGATTTGATGATCGATGTGGAGCGAGCTAACACTCTGGCTGCCAACCTTGATAAGAAGCAGAGGAACTTTGACAAG GTTCTTGCTGAGTGGAAGCAGAAATATGAAGAAAGTCAGGCCGAACTGGAGGGATCTCTGAAGGAGACCCGCTCGCTCAACACTGACATGTTCAAACTGAAGAATTCCTATGAAGAAGCTCTGGACCACCTGGAAACCCTGAAGAGGGAGAACAAGAATCTGCAAC AGGAGATTTCCGACCTGACCGAGCAAATTGGGGAGACTGGAAAGACAATCCATGAACTTGAGAAGGGAAAAAAGACTGTAGAAAGTGAGAAGAGTGAAATTCAGACGGCTTTGGAGGAGGCAGAG GCTACTCTGGAGCACGAGGAGTCCAAGATTCTTCGTGTTCAGCTCGAACTGACCCAAGTCAAGAGCGAGATCGACAGAAAGATTGCGGAGAAAGATGAGGAGATGGAACAGATAAAGAGGAACAGCCAGCGTGTGATCGAATCCATGCAGACCACTTTGGATGCTGAGATCAGGAGCAGGAATGATGCCCTGAGAATCAAGAAGAAGATGGAGGGAGACTTGAATGAGATGGAGATTCAACTGAGTCACGCCAACCGCCAGGCTGCTGAGGCCCAGAAACAGCTGAGGAATGTCCAGGGACAACTCAAG GACGCCCAGCTTCATCTCGATGAAGCCATGAGAGGTCAAGAGGACATGAAGGAGCAGGTCGCCATGGTGGAGCGCAGGAACAACCTGATGCTGGCTGAGATCGAGGAGCTGAGAGCTGCTCTGGAGCAGACCGAGAGAGGCCGCAAAGTGGCTGAAGCTGAGTTGGTTGACACCAGCGAGCGCGTTGGTCTACTGCACTCTCAG AACACCAGCTTGATCAATACCAAGAAGAAGCTGGAGGCTGACCTTGTCCAGGTCCAGGGTGAAGTAGAGGACGCTGTGCAGGAATCAAGAAACGCCGAAGAAAAGGCCAAGAAGGCCATCACCGAT GCTGCCATGATGGCGGAGGAGCTGAAGAAGGAGCAGGACACCAGCTCTCATTTGGAGAGGATGAAAAAGAACCTGGAGGTGACGGTCAAAGACCTGCAGCACCGCCTGGATGAGGCTGAGAATCTGGCCATGAAAGGGGGCAAGAAGCAACTCCAGAAACTGGAGGCTCGA GTGCGGGAGCTTGAGGCCGAGGTAGAAGCTGAGCAGAAGCGAGGATCCGAAGCTGTCAAAGGCGTCCGGAAATATGAGAGAAGAGTGAAGGAGCTCTCCTACCAG ACTGAGGAGGACAAGAAAAATGTCACCAGGCTGCAGGATTTGGTGGACAAGCTGCAGCTGAAGGTCAAAGCGTACAAGAGGCAGTCAGAGGAGGCT GAGGAACAGGCTAACACTCACATGTCGAGGTTGCGGAAGGTCCAACACGAGCTGGAGGAGGCTCAGGAGCGCGCCGACATCGCAGAGTCCCAGGTCAACAAGCTGAGGGCCAAAAGTCGGGAAATCGGAAAG GGGAAGGATGCTGAAGAATAA
- the LOC133507731 gene encoding myosin heavy chain, fast skeletal muscle-like isoform X1, whose product MSGDSEMECFGPAAIYLRKPEKERIEAQNTPFDAKTSYFVSEASEMYLKGKLLKREGGKATVETICGKTLTVKEDEIFPMNPPKFDKIEDMAMMTHLSEPSVLYNLKERYAAWMIYTYSGLFCVTVNPYKWLPVYDSKVVAGYRGKKRIEAPPHIFSISDNAYQFMLQDRENQSVLITGESGAGKTVNTKRVIQYFATIAVPGGKKAEPSAGKMQGSLEDQIIAANPLLEAYGNAKTVRNDNSSRFGKFIRIHFATSGKLASADIETYLLEKSRVTFQLSAERSYHIFYQLMTGHKPELLEALLITTNPYDYPMISQGEITVKSINDIEEFIATDTAIDILGFTAEEKVSMYKITGAVMQHGNMKFKQKQREEQAEPDGTEVADKISYLMGLNSADLLKALCYPRVKVGNEFVTKGQTVPQVNNSVSALCKSVYEKMFLWMVVRINEMLDTKQPRSFFIGVLDIAGFEIFDFNSLEQLCINFTNEKLQQFFNHHMFVLEQEEYKKEGIEWEFIDFGMDLAACIELIEKPMGIFSILEEECMFPKASDTTFKNKLYDQHLGKNKSFEKPKPTKGKAEAHFSLVHYAGTVDYNIVGWLDKNKDPLNDSVVQLYQKSSTKLLAFLYASHASAEAEGAGGKKAGKKKGGSFQTVSALFRENLGKLMTNLRSTHPHFVRCLIPNESKTPGLMENHLVIHQLRCNGVLEGIRICRKGFPSRILYGDFKQRYKVLNASVIPEGQFIDNKKASEKLLGSIDVDHTQYKFGHTKVFFKAGLLGTLEEMRDEKLAELVTMTQALCRGYLMRREFVKMMARREAIFTVQYNVRSFMNVKTWPWMKLYFKIKPLLKSAETEKEMAQMKEDFEKTKDDLVKALAKKKELEEKMVSLLQEKNDLMLQVQSDSENLTDAEERCEGLIKAKIQLEAKLKETTERLEDEEEINAELTAKKRKLEDECSELKKDIDDLELTLAKVEKEKHATENKVKNLTEEMTSQDETIAKLTKEKKALQEAHQQTLDDLQVEEDKVNSLTKAKSKLEQQVDDLEGSLEQEKKLRMDLERAKRKLEGDLKLAQESMMDLENDKQQSDEKIKKKDFEVSQLLSKIEDEQTLGVQLQKKIKELQARIEELEEEIEAERAARAKVEKQRSDLSRELEEISERLEEAGGATAVQIEMNKKRETEFQKLRRDLEESTLQHEATAAALRKKQADSVAELGEQIDNLQRVKQKLEKEKSEYKMEIDDLSCNMEAIAKTKANLEKMCRTLEDQLSDLRSKNEENVRQLNDTSVQKARLQTENGEITRQLEEKEALVSQLTRGKQGYTQQIEELKRHIEEEMKAKNALAHAVQSSRHDCDLLREQYEEEQEAKAELQRAMSKANGEVAQWRTKYETDAIQRTEELEEAKKKLAQRLQDAEESIEAVNSKCASLEKTKQRLQGEVEDLMIDVERANTLAANLDKKQRNFDKVLAEWKQKYEESQAELEGSLKETRSLNTDMFKLKNSYEEALDHLETLKRENKNLQQEISDLTEQIGETGKTIHELEKGKKTVESEKSEIQTALEEAEATLEHEESKILRVQLELTQVKSEIDRKIAEKDEEMEQIKRNSQRVIESMQTTLDAEIRSRNDALRIKKKMEGDLNEMEIQLSHANRQAAEAQKQLRNVQGQLKDAQLHLDEAMRGQEDMKEQVAMVERRNNLMLAEIEELRAALEQTERGRKVAEAELVDTSERVGLLHSQNTSLINTKKKLEADLVQVQGEVEDAVQESRNAEEKAKKAITDAAMMAEELKKEQDTSSHLERMKKNLEVTVKDLQHRLDEAENLAMKGGKKQLQKLEARVRELEAEVEAEQKRGSEAVKGVRKYERRVKELSYQTEEDKKNVTRLQDLVDKLQLKVKAYKRQSEEAEEQANTHMSRLRKVQHELEEAQERADIAESQVNKLRAKSREIGKGKDAEE is encoded by the exons GATACAGGGGCAAAAAGAGGATTGAGGCTCCTCCCCACATCTTCTCCATCTCTGACAACGCCTATCAGTTCATGCTTCAAG acaGAGAAAACCAGTCAGTCCTCATCAC TGGAGAATCCGGTGCAGGAAAGACCGTGAACACCAAACGTGTCATCCAGTACTTTGCGACAATcgcagtgcccggagggaaGAAGGCCGAGCCCTCTGCTGGCAAGATGCag GGCTCGCTGGAGGATCAAATCATCGCAGCTAATCCCCTGCTGGAGGCTTACGGTAATGCCAAAACTGTGAGGAACGACAACTCATCCCGCTTT ggTAAATTCATTAGAATCCACTTTGCCACCTCGGGCAAGCTGGCGTCTGCGGATATTGAAACAT ACCTCCTGGAGAAGTCTCGGGTGACCTTCCAGCTGTCTGCTGAGAGGAGTTACCACATCTTCTATCAGCTCATGACGGGGCACAAACCCGAGCTGCTCG AGGCTCTCCTCATCACCACCAACCCCTACGACTATCCCATGATCAGTCAGGGCGAAATTACCGTCAAGAGCATTAATGACATTGAAGAGTTCATCGCCACTGAC ACGGCCATTGACATCCTGGGATTTACAGCTGAAGAGAAAGTCAGCATGTACAAGATAACTGGCGCTGTGATGCAGCACGGAAACATGAAGTTCAAACAGAAGCAGCGGGAAGAGCAAGCCGAGCCCGATGGCACTGAAG TTGCTGATAAAATCTCCTACCTTATGGGCCTGAACTCTGCCGACCTCCTGAAAGCTCTGTGCTACCCAAGGGTGAAAGTCGGAAATGAGTTTGTGACGAAGGGTCAGACGGTGCCTCAG GTGAACAATTCTGTCTCTGCCCTCTGCAAATCTGTCTATGAGAAAATGTTCTTGTGGATGGTGGTCAGAATCAATGAGATGTTGGACACCAAGCAGCCCAGAAGCTTCTTCATTGGTGTTTTGGACATTGCTGgttttgaaatttttgat TTCAACAGCTTGGAGCAGCTCTGCATCAACTTCACCAATGAAAAACTGCAACAGTTTTTCAACCACCACATGTTTGTCCTGGAACAAGAGGAGTATAAGAAAGAAGGAATTGAATGGGAGTTTATTGATTTTGGCATGGACTTGGCAGCCTGCATTGAGCTGATTGAGAAG CCAATGGGCATCTTCTCCATCCTTGAAGAGGAGTGCATGTTCCCCAAGGCTTCAGACACAACCTTCAAGAACAAACTGTACGACCAGCACCTTGGTAAGAACAAGTCCTTTGAGAAGCCAAAGCCAACCAAAGGCAAGGCTGAGGCCCACTTCTCCTTGGTGCACTACGCTGGCACTGTGGACTACAACATTGTCGGTTGGCTGGACAAGAACAAGGACCCGCTGAATGACTCAGTGGTTCAGCTCTACCAGAAGTCCTCTACCAAGCTGTTGGCCTTCCTCTATGCATCCCACGCCTCAGCAGAAG CTGAGGGTGCAGGTGGGAAGAAAGCTGGCAAGAAGAAGGGTGGTTCCTTCCAGACTGTATCTGCCTTGTTCAGG GAGAATCTGGGCAAACTGATGACAAACCTGAGGAGCACACATCCTCACTTTGTGCGCTGCCTTATTCCAAACGAATCCAAGACTCCAG GTCTGATGGAGAACCACCTGGTCATCCACCAGCTGCGTTGTAACGGCGTGCTGGAGGGCATTAGGATCTGTAGGAAAGGTTTCCCCAGCAGAATCCTCTATGGTGACTTCAAGCAAAG ATACAAAGTCCTGAACGCCAGCGTCATCCCTGAGGGTCAGTTCATCGACAACAAGAAGGCCTCAGAGAAACTCTTGGGCTCAATCGATGTGGATCACACGCAGTACAAATTTGGCCACACCAAG GTGTTCTTCAAAGCTGGCCTGCTGGGTACGCTGGAGGAGATGAGGGACGAGAAACTGGCCGAGCTGGTCACAATGACTCAGGCTCTGTGCAGAGGTTACCTCATGAGACGAGAGTTTGTTAAAATGATGGCAAGGAG ggAGGCTATTTTCACCGTCCAGTACAACGTCCGCTCATTCATGAATGTGAAAACGTGGCCATGGATGAAGCTGTACTTCAAAATTAAACCTCTGCTCAAGAGCGCTGAGACCGAAAAGGAGATGGCCCAAATGAAAGAGGACTTTGAAAAAACCAAAGATGATCTCGTAAAAGCGTTGGCCAAGAAGAAGGAACTGGAGGAGAAGATGGTTTCTCTCCTGCAGGAGAAGAACGATCTCATGTTGCAAGTGCAATCC gataGCGAAAACCTTACTGATGCCGAAGAGAGGTGCGAGGGTCTCATCAAAGCCAAAATCCAGCTTGAAGCCAAACTCAAAGAGACAACGGAGAGgctggaggatgaggaggaaatCAACGCTGAACTGACAGCAAAGAAGAGGAAGCTGGAGGACGAGTGCTCGGAGTTGAAGAAAGACATCGACGACTTGGAGCTGACCCTGGCTAAAGTAGAGAAGGAGAAACATGCCACTGAGAACAAG GTCAAAAACCTGACTGAGGAGATGACTTCTCAAGACGAGACCATCGCCAAGTTGACCAAAGAGAAGAAAGCCCTCCAAGAGGCCCATCAGCAGACCCTGGATGACCTCCAGGTGGAGGAAGACAAAGTCAACTCTCTGACCAAGGCCAAGTCCAAACTGGAGCAGCAAGTGGATGAT CTTGAAGGATCACTGGAGCAAGAAAAAAAGCTCCGTATGGATCTTGAAAGAGCGAAAAGGAAGCTGGAGGGAGATCTGAAGCTGGCTCAAGAATCCATGATGGATCTTGAGAATGACAAGCAGCagtctgatgaaaaaataaagaa GAAAGATTTTGAGGTCAGCCAATTACTGAGTAAGATTGAAGACGAGCAAACTCTTGGAGTCCAGTTGCAGAAAAAGATAAAAGAACTTCAG gCCCGTATtgaggagctggaggaggagatCGAAGCCGAGCGAGCCGCTCGCGCCAAGGTGGAGAAGCAGAGGTCTGACCTCTCCAGGGAACTTGAGGAGATCAGCGAGCGGCTGGAAGAGGCCGGCGGAGCCACCGCCGTTCAGATCGAGATGAACAAGAAGCGCGAGACCGAGTTCCAGAAGCTGCGTCGCGACCTGGAAGAGTCCACCCTGCAGCACGAGGCCACCGCCGCAGCTCTGCGCAAGAAGCAGGCCGACAGCGTGGCCGAACTCGGGGAGCAGATCGACAACCTTCAGCGCGTCAAGCAGAagctggagaaggagaagaGCGAATACAAGATGGAGATCGACGACCTCAGCTGCAATATGGAGGCCATTGCCAAAACAAAG GCTAATCTTGAAAAGATGTGCAGGACATTAGAAGATCAACTGAGTGACCTGAGGTCAAAGAATGAGGAGAATGTCCGCCAACTAAATGATACCAGTGTACAAAAGGCAAGACTTCAGACTGAGAATG gTGAAATTACACGTcagttggaggaaaaagaagccCTGGTGTCTCAGCTGACGAGAGGGAAGCAGGGTTACACTCAGCAGATTGAGGAGCTAAAGAGGCACATTGAGGAAGAAATGAAG GCTAAGAACGCCCTAGCTCACGCGGTCCAGTCCTCCCGCCATGACTGCGACCTCCTGCGGGAGCAGtatgaggaggagcaggaggccaAAGCTGAACTGCAGAGAGCCATGTCCAAGGCCAATGGCGAGGTGGCTCAGTGGAGGACCAAATATGAGACTGATGCTATCCAGCGCACTGAGGAACTTGAGGAGGCAAA AAAAAAGCTGGCCCAGCGTCTCCAGGATGCAGAGGAGTCCATCGAGGCGGTGAACTCAAAGTGCGCCTCTCTGGAAAAGACCAAACAGAGGCTGCAGGGCGAAGTGGAAGATTTGATGATCGATGTGGAGCGAGCTAACACTCTGGCTGCCAACCTTGATAAGAAGCAGAGGAACTTTGACAAG GTTCTTGCTGAGTGGAAGCAGAAATATGAAGAAAGTCAGGCCGAACTGGAGGGATCTCTGAAGGAGACCCGCTCGCTCAACACTGACATGTTCAAACTGAAGAATTCCTATGAAGAAGCTCTGGACCACCTGGAAACCCTGAAGAGGGAGAACAAGAATCTGCAAC AGGAGATTTCCGACCTGACCGAGCAAATTGGGGAGACTGGAAAGACAATCCATGAACTTGAGAAGGGAAAAAAGACTGTAGAAAGTGAGAAGAGTGAAATTCAGACGGCTTTGGAGGAGGCAGAG GCTACTCTGGAGCACGAGGAGTCCAAGATTCTTCGTGTTCAGCTCGAACTGACCCAAGTCAAGAGCGAGATCGACAGAAAGATTGCGGAGAAAGATGAGGAGATGGAACAGATAAAGAGGAACAGCCAGCGTGTGATCGAATCCATGCAGACCACTTTGGATGCTGAGATCAGGAGCAGGAATGATGCCCTGAGAATCAAGAAGAAGATGGAGGGAGACTTGAATGAGATGGAGATTCAACTGAGTCACGCCAACCGCCAGGCTGCTGAGGCCCAGAAACAGCTGAGGAATGTCCAGGGACAACTCAAG GACGCCCAGCTTCATCTCGATGAAGCCATGAGAGGTCAAGAGGACATGAAGGAGCAGGTCGCCATGGTGGAGCGCAGGAACAACCTGATGCTGGCTGAGATCGAGGAGCTGAGAGCTGCTCTGGAGCAGACCGAGAGAGGCCGCAAAGTGGCTGAAGCTGAGTTGGTTGACACCAGCGAGCGCGTTGGTCTACTGCACTCTCAG AACACCAGCTTGATCAATACCAAGAAGAAGCTGGAGGCTGACCTTGTCCAGGTCCAGGGTGAAGTAGAGGACGCTGTGCAGGAATCAAGAAACGCCGAAGAAAAGGCCAAGAAGGCCATCACCGAT GCTGCCATGATGGCGGAGGAGCTGAAGAAGGAGCAGGACACCAGCTCTCATTTGGAGAGGATGAAAAAGAACCTGGAGGTGACGGTCAAAGACCTGCAGCACCGCCTGGATGAGGCTGAGAATCTGGCCATGAAAGGGGGCAAGAAGCAACTCCAGAAACTGGAGGCTCGA GTGCGGGAGCTTGAGGCCGAGGTAGAAGCTGAGCAGAAGCGAGGATCCGAAGCTGTCAAAGGCGTCCGGAAATATGAGAGAAGAGTGAAGGAGCTCTCCTACCAG ACTGAGGAGGACAAGAAAAATGTCACCAGGCTGCAGGATTTGGTGGACAAGCTGCAGCTGAAGGTCAAAGCGTACAAGAGGCAGTCAGAGGAGGCT GAGGAACAGGCTAACACTCACATGTCGAGGTTGCGGAAGGTCCAACACGAGCTGGAGGAGGCTCAGGAGCGCGCCGACATCGCAGAGTCCCAGGTCAACAAGCTGAGGGCCAAAAGTCGGGAAATCGGAAAG GGGAAGGATGCTGAAGAATAA